A portion of the Halogeometricum sp. S1BR25-6 genome contains these proteins:
- a CDS encoding nitrite/sulfite reductase — MPTDVERWKSEVYGNEIREHLYEFAEEGWESIPEDEHDAWFERFKWWGLYHQRNGQESYFMMRIGTPNGVLEPGQLRVVGEIADEYARGPGTNPIFGDAYADWTTRQSIQLHWIRIEDVPEIFEKLEENGMSTQQACGDSWRNIVGNPVAGKDAEEVIDAWPVIHDLNEEFKGNEDHSNLPRKWKVSVTGSPDGSGQGDINDLAFEPAYKETDGEEEVGFNVRVGGGLARNEERFARDIDVWVPSEKVSDVAGGLSALFRDKGDRENRYNARIKFLVDEWGPEKVRDTLQEEYVDFELETAGRDVREEYTYNAGNGGRNDLIGVHEQKDGNYFVGLNVLVGRMGADDVLELADVADEYGSGEVRLSQRQNVIITDVPEEDLDALLEEDLLDDYSPDPSPFMRGSVACTGTEYCSLSIVETKNRQVRYARWLKENVDLPDDVDEFHIHLSGCTASCAQPQIADVSLRGMKTRKDGEPVEALDIGLGGGLGEEPKFARWVTQRVPVDEVPGAISNLIERFAEEREDGENFREFVGRHDDEELDEYVEPEETDYEDPMMHNTKMTWYPYADDDDMGSSPAPAYPDDTPMSADD, encoded by the coding sequence ATGCCAACGGATGTAGAGCGGTGGAAATCTGAGGTGTACGGCAACGAGATACGAGAGCATCTGTACGAGTTCGCCGAGGAAGGCTGGGAGAGCATCCCCGAGGACGAACACGACGCCTGGTTCGAGCGCTTCAAGTGGTGGGGACTGTACCACCAGCGGAACGGCCAAGAGTCGTACTTCATGATGCGCATCGGGACGCCCAACGGCGTTCTCGAACCCGGCCAACTGCGCGTCGTCGGCGAGATAGCCGACGAGTACGCCCGCGGACCGGGGACGAACCCCATCTTCGGCGACGCCTACGCGGACTGGACGACGCGGCAGTCCATCCAACTGCACTGGATCCGCATCGAGGACGTGCCCGAGATATTCGAGAAACTGGAGGAGAACGGCATGTCCACCCAACAGGCCTGCGGTGACTCCTGGCGGAACATCGTCGGCAACCCCGTCGCCGGCAAGGACGCCGAGGAAGTCATCGACGCGTGGCCCGTCATCCACGACCTCAACGAGGAGTTCAAGGGCAACGAGGACCACTCGAACCTCCCGCGCAAGTGGAAGGTGTCCGTGACCGGGTCACCCGACGGGTCCGGACAGGGCGACATCAACGACCTCGCCTTCGAACCGGCCTACAAGGAGACCGACGGCGAGGAGGAAGTCGGCTTCAACGTCCGCGTCGGCGGCGGCCTCGCCCGCAACGAGGAGCGCTTCGCCCGCGACATCGACGTGTGGGTGCCGTCCGAGAAGGTTTCGGACGTCGCCGGTGGTCTCTCGGCGCTGTTCCGCGACAAGGGCGACCGCGAGAACCGCTACAACGCCCGCATCAAGTTCCTCGTCGACGAGTGGGGGCCGGAGAAGGTCCGGGACACCCTCCAGGAGGAGTACGTCGACTTCGAACTCGAAACCGCCGGACGCGACGTCCGCGAGGAGTACACGTACAACGCCGGGAACGGCGGCCGCAACGACCTCATCGGCGTCCACGAGCAGAAAGACGGAAACTACTTCGTCGGTCTGAACGTCCTCGTCGGTCGGATGGGCGCCGACGACGTCCTCGAACTCGCCGACGTCGCCGACGAGTACGGCTCCGGCGAGGTGCGCCTCTCGCAGCGTCAGAACGTCATCATCACGGACGTTCCCGAGGAGGACCTCGACGCCCTCCTCGAAGAGGACCTCCTCGACGACTACTCGCCCGACCCCTCGCCGTTCATGCGCGGGTCGGTCGCCTGCACGGGGACCGAGTACTGCTCGCTCTCCATCGTGGAGACGAAGAACAGACAGGTCCGCTACGCGCGGTGGCTCAAGGAGAACGTCGACCTTCCCGACGACGTCGACGAGTTCCACATCCATCTCTCGGGCTGTACGGCCTCCTGCGCCCAGCCGCAGATAGCCGACGTCAGCCTCCGCGGCATGAAGACGCGCAAGGACGGCGAACCCGTCGAAGCGCTTGACATCGGCCTCGGCGGCGGCCTCGGCGAGGAACCGAAGTTCGCCCGCTGGGTCACCCAGCGCGTCCCCGTCGACGAGGTGCCCGGCGCCATCTCGAACCTCATCGAGCGGTTCGCCGAAGAGCGCGAGGACGGCGAGAACTTCCGCGAGTTCGTCGGCCGCCACGACGACGAGGAACTCGACGAGTACGTCGAACCCGAGGAGACGGACTACGAGGACCCGATGATGCACAACACGAAGATGACGTGGTACCCCTACGCGGACGACGACGACATGGGCTCCAGTCCGGCCCCGGCGTACCCCGACGACACGCCGATGTCGGCCGACGACTGA
- a CDS encoding DUF6360 family protein encodes MPNRLLRVNAYTTFDMLDAEAVSHEFTEEAFAVLNVTAPRKNPDHVRLELELDNSQLDHLPAHAEKVTLTAEQARTLAGELEEYAGRVEAAQAEDDGDDRGDGEDGNGEE; translated from the coding sequence ATGCCCAACAGACTGCTGCGCGTAAACGCGTACACGACGTTCGACATGTTAGACGCCGAGGCCGTCAGCCACGAGTTCACCGAGGAGGCGTTCGCCGTCCTCAACGTCACCGCGCCGCGGAAGAACCCCGACCACGTCCGCCTCGAACTCGAACTCGACAACAGCCAACTCGACCATCTGCCGGCGCACGCCGAGAAGGTGACGCTCACGGCCGAACAGGCCCGGACGCTGGCCGGCGAACTCGAGGAGTACGCGGGACGAGTGGAGGCGGCGCAGGCCGAGGACGATGGAGACGACAGAGGCGACGGCGAGGACGGAAACGGCGAGGAGTAG
- a CDS encoding heavy-metal-associated domain-containing protein: MTRTLTVEGMSCEHCEQTVEEALSGVDGVESASADREAASATVEGDADADDLVAAVEDAGYDASA, encoded by the coding sequence ATGACTCGGACACTCACCGTCGAAGGCATGAGCTGTGAGCACTGCGAACAGACCGTCGAGGAAGCGCTGTCGGGTGTCGACGGCGTCGAGTCGGCCTCCGCGGACCGAGAGGCCGCCTCCGCGACTGTCGAAGGCGACGCGGACGCGGACGACTTAGTCGCGGCCGTCGAAGACGCCGGGTACGACGCTTCGGCCTGA
- a CDS encoding PKD domain-containing protein, translated as MNRQLTVVLVAVVGIVALAGGAFLFTGQSGGADVAPAANDAAAAVEQSTPTSQSNEPTEQPTPTDTTTESDTTDAGDADDESVARANEPPTADAGEDVTAREWTLTTLDATGSTDSDGDDANLTYEWTQVAGEEVELRGADTATPKFFPPESKLNTQLTFEVTVTDADGASATDTVVVTVTESRDDDKEEPTNASEDGNQTDVDDADSDGGQTAEDDSETSDDSTVDDGDSTVDDGDSDADDTSAKASNDTIAQATFGSDFDELSTEDAATVYELYLRQPDGDWDPASVQTREELAQEKYGDSFENLGFDARVDVQESFDAQFGDTGGALSKDEISQAKWGHDFRNVSVDSAGQIVELYDRQPWVNEDNKHMPTRGQLAYRIYDTSYDDPLDGLTREQRLDIERRYNAQFDTE; from the coding sequence ATGAATCGTCAACTGACAGTCGTACTCGTCGCCGTCGTCGGCATCGTCGCGCTCGCGGGCGGAGCCTTCCTCTTCACCGGTCAGAGCGGTGGAGCGGACGTCGCCCCCGCCGCGAACGATGCGGCCGCGGCCGTCGAGCAGTCGACTCCGACGTCTCAATCGAACGAACCGACCGAACAACCGACGCCGACGGACACCACGACCGAGTCCGATACGACCGACGCCGGCGACGCGGACGATGAGTCCGTCGCGCGCGCGAACGAACCCCCGACGGCCGACGCCGGAGAGGACGTGACCGCCCGCGAGTGGACGCTCACCACCCTCGACGCAACCGGGTCGACCGACTCCGACGGCGACGACGCGAACCTCACGTACGAGTGGACCCAAGTCGCCGGCGAAGAGGTGGAACTCCGCGGCGCCGACACGGCGACGCCCAAGTTCTTCCCCCCCGAGTCGAAACTGAACACCCAGCTTACCTTCGAGGTCACCGTCACCGACGCCGACGGAGCCTCCGCGACGGATACGGTCGTCGTCACCGTCACTGAGTCGAGAGACGACGACAAGGAGGAGCCGACGAACGCCTCCGAGGACGGCAACCAGACCGACGTCGACGACGCTGACTCGGACGGCGGCCAGACCGCCGAGGACGACTCGGAGACGAGCGACGACTCGACCGTTGACGACGGCGACTCGACCGTTGACGACGGCGACTCGGACGCCGACGACACCTCCGCGAAGGCGAGCAACGACACCATCGCGCAGGCCACCTTCGGGTCGGACTTCGACGAACTGAGCACCGAGGACGCCGCGACGGTGTACGAACTCTACCTGCGCCAACCCGACGGCGACTGGGACCCCGCCTCCGTGCAGACCCGCGAGGAACTCGCCCAGGAGAAGTACGGCGACTCCTTCGAGAACCTCGGCTTCGACGCCCGCGTGGACGTCCAAGAGAGCTTCGACGCCCAGTTCGGCGACACGGGCGGTGCGCTCTCGAAGGACGAGATATCGCAGGCGAAGTGGGGTCACGACTTCCGGAACGTGAGCGTCGACTCCGCCGGTCAGATCGTCGAACTGTACGACCGCCAGCCGTGGGTCAACGAGGACAACAAGCACATGCCCACCCGCGGGCAGTTGGCTTACCGCATCTACGACACCAGCTACGACGACCCGCTCGACGGACTGACGCGCGAACAGCGACTCGACATCGAACGCCGCTACAACGCGCAGTTCGACACCGAGTAA
- a CDS encoding AsnC family transcriptional regulator: protein MRELDDTDLRILELLTEDARRPFSDIAERVDLSPPAVSDRVDKLRDSGVIKRFTADIDRSQLRSGVPVLVRLELSSTDISAVRDSLRASEAVEHVFVTVEDELLFSARFPADRVREGLDETVDLARVADYEVTVVADTEWTPSVGGTEFALTCAECGNTVTSEGETERFGGERYHFCCSSCTARFREQYERLSAGAE, encoded by the coding sequence ATGCGCGAGTTGGACGACACCGACCTCCGGATACTCGAACTCCTGACCGAAGACGCGAGACGCCCGTTCAGCGACATCGCCGAGCGGGTCGACCTCTCGCCGCCCGCAGTGTCCGACCGAGTGGACAAGCTTCGAGACTCGGGCGTCATCAAGCGATTCACCGCCGACATCGACCGTTCACAGCTTCGGTCGGGGGTCCCGGTATTGGTCCGTCTCGAACTTTCCTCGACGGATATATCCGCCGTCAGGGACTCGCTACGCGCCTCCGAAGCGGTCGAACACGTGTTCGTCACCGTCGAAGACGAACTCCTGTTCTCCGCGCGGTTCCCCGCGGACCGGGTTCGCGAGGGCCTCGACGAGACGGTGGACCTCGCGCGCGTCGCGGACTACGAAGTGACCGTCGTCGCGGACACCGAGTGGACGCCGAGCGTCGGCGGAACCGAGTTCGCACTCACCTGCGCGGAGTGCGGCAACACGGTGACGAGCGAGGGGGAGACCGAACGCTTCGGCGGCGAGCGCTACCATTTCTGCTGTTCGTCCTGCACGGCCCGCTTCCGCGAGCAGTACGAGCGTCTCAGCGCCGGCGCCGAGTAA
- a CDS encoding archaellin/type IV pilin N-terminal domain-containing protein, with translation MNRVRQRSSAVESRDRGQVGIGTLVVFIAMVLVAAVAAGVLINTAASLQATAEDVGRQSVDRVVNGVEVVSATGHVTGQVDDGVPNRTIDTVRLWVRPRAAAGDVNVSDLTIKWVGPHAAETLTFNGSGAAAPSTGDAHEAFNASQSLGDGDLMLETGEEFVFYLNASQIEGGESATLERGDEVIVETTVSGGSTSVTHLRVPDYAGNETYVPL, from the coding sequence ATGAACCGAGTGCGCCAGCGGTCGTCGGCCGTTGAATCGAGGGATCGGGGACAGGTCGGAATCGGGACGCTCGTCGTCTTCATCGCCATGGTCCTCGTCGCCGCCGTCGCGGCCGGCGTACTGATAAACACTGCCGCGTCGCTACAGGCGACGGCCGAGGACGTGGGGCGGCAGAGCGTCGACCGCGTGGTCAACGGCGTTGAAGTCGTCAGCGCCACCGGTCACGTCACCGGACAGGTCGACGACGGCGTGCCGAATCGCACTATCGACACCGTCCGCCTCTGGGTACGCCCCCGCGCCGCCGCGGGTGACGTGAACGTCTCCGATCTCACTATCAAGTGGGTCGGGCCGCACGCCGCGGAGACGCTCACGTTCAACGGTTCCGGCGCCGCCGCGCCGTCGACGGGGGACGCCCACGAGGCGTTCAACGCCAGTCAGAGCCTCGGCGACGGCGATCTGATGCTCGAAACCGGCGAGGAGTTCGTTTTCTACCTCAACGCCTCGCAGATAGAAGGCGGGGAGTCGGCGACACTCGAACGGGGCGACGAGGTCATCGTGGAAACGACCGTCTCGGGCGGCAGTACCTCCGTTACGCACCTTCGCGTCCCCGACTACGCCGGTAACGAGACGTACGTTCCCCTCTGA
- the glpK gene encoding glycerol kinase GlpK has protein sequence MTEDTYVGAIDQGTTGTRFMVFDHDGRVVANAYKKHEQIYPEPGWVEHDPEEIWENTEAVIHDALDDGNLDASQLEAIGITNQRETTLVWDRESGRPIANAIVWQDRRTTDRVEALQDEGKEEWVREKTGLEPDAYFSATKAEWLLDNTDQIKLARMRPDDVRDRAEAGELMLGTIDSWLIYNLTGEHITDVTNASRTMLFNIHDMDWDEELLEEFNVPAEMLPEVRPSSDEATYGSTDADGFLGAEIPVAGALGDQQAALFGQTCYDAGDAKNTYGTGSFMLMNTGEEAVSSENGLLTTVGFQRSGEPVQYALEGSIFITGAAIEWLEDMTLIEDAAETEELARSVDSTDGVYFVPAFTGLGAPHWDQRARGTIVGMTRGTRREHVVRATLESIAFQTRDVAEAMESDSGIDLSSLRVDGGAVKNNYLCQLQANIVGSEIVRPQVDETTALGSAYAAGLAVGYWSDLDELRDNWQVDREFSPDEGAENVDERYGRWTDAVERSRDWAREN, from the coding sequence ATGACAGAAGACACCTACGTCGGTGCGATCGATCAAGGCACCACCGGAACCCGTTTCATGGTCTTCGACCACGACGGGCGAGTCGTCGCGAACGCATACAAGAAACACGAGCAGATCTACCCCGAACCCGGCTGGGTCGAACACGACCCCGAGGAGATTTGGGAGAACACCGAGGCGGTCATCCACGACGCACTCGACGACGGGAACCTCGACGCCTCGCAGTTGGAGGCCATCGGCATCACCAACCAGCGCGAAACCACCCTCGTGTGGGACCGCGAGAGCGGCCGTCCCATCGCCAACGCCATCGTCTGGCAGGACCGACGCACCACCGACCGCGTCGAAGCCCTCCAGGACGAGGGCAAAGAAGAGTGGGTTCGCGAGAAAACGGGCTTAGAGCCGGACGCGTACTTCTCGGCCACCAAAGCCGAGTGGCTCCTCGACAACACCGACCAGATTAAACTCGCCCGCATGCGCCCCGACGACGTCCGCGATAGGGCCGAAGCTGGCGAGTTGATGCTCGGCACCATCGACTCCTGGCTCATCTACAACCTCACCGGCGAGCACATCACCGACGTCACCAACGCCTCCCGGACCATGCTGTTCAACATCCACGACATGGACTGGGACGAAGAGCTCTTAGAGGAGTTCAACGTTCCCGCCGAGATGCTCCCCGAAGTTCGTCCCTCTTCGGACGAGGCGACGTACGGGTCGACGGACGCCGACGGATTCTTGGGAGCCGAGATTCCGGTCGCGGGGGCGCTCGGCGACCAGCAGGCCGCCCTGTTCGGCCAGACCTGCTACGACGCCGGCGACGCCAAAAACACCTACGGCACCGGCTCGTTCATGCTCATGAACACCGGCGAGGAAGCCGTCAGCAGCGAAAACGGCCTGCTCACCACTGTGGGCTTCCAGCGCTCGGGCGAACCCGTTCAGTACGCCCTCGAAGGCTCCATCTTCATCACGGGCGCCGCAATCGAGTGGCTCGAAGACATGACGCTCATCGAGGACGCCGCCGAAACCGAGGAACTCGCCCGCTCGGTGGACTCGACGGACGGGGTGTACTTCGTCCCCGCGTTCACGGGCCTCGGCGCGCCCCACTGGGACCAGCGCGCACGCGGCACCATCGTCGGGATGACCCGCGGCACCCGCCGCGAGCACGTCGTTCGCGCCACTTTGGAATCCATCGCCTTCCAAACCCGCGACGTCGCCGAAGCCATGGAGTCCGACAGCGGTATCGACCTCTCCTCGCTCCGCGTCGACGGCGGCGCGGTCAAGAACAACTACCTCTGTCAACTCCAAGCGAACATCGTCGGCTCCGAAATCGTCCGGCCGCAGGTCGACGAGACGACGGCGCTGGGGTCGGCGTACGCGGCGGGGCTGGCGGTCGGCTACTGGAGCGACCTCGACGAACTCCGCGATAACTGGCAGGTCGACCGCGAGTTCTCCCCCGATGAGGGCGCCGAGAACGTCGACGAGCGGTACGGACGCTGGACCGACGCCGTCGAACGCTCTCGCGACTGGGCGCGGGAGAACTGA
- a CDS encoding Cdc6/Cdc18 family protein: MNLEERILQRKRRRDRRQLLLEEASLSPVWHPEEPVGRGPTVERLLDRLEPVFDHRAPENVYVRGPAGSGKSAVVTALFAHLARLLSSPEDSIVTTTRGGSAENRSFAYVDLRETTSESEFYHAVLDATTSESVPRRGLSTSDLRGRVDGHLRGGRVLVVALDHVDEDGTDRLASFTGELASLGHRTSWVAVGRGAPEDVLPDPRATGEVTVEPYHRAELADVLTARLSTGVTRDATTHQQVRRLAAWAEGDAHDALAAILGAVDAALEADSDVIEDEHFDAGMGSVPRPCVSLGRVLALSANRRAVLRHLVRLPPEDRASVGRAAAAVASSASLSESTITRYLYEFAEAGIVERVPVEGAHGAGRPPSRVETRVPTRAFLRLTRGDD; encoded by the coding sequence ATGAACCTCGAAGAACGAATCCTTCAACGTAAGCGTCGCCGCGACAGGCGGCAGTTGCTGCTCGAAGAGGCATCGCTGAGTCCGGTCTGGCACCCCGAGGAACCGGTCGGTCGCGGCCCGACCGTCGAGCGACTCCTCGACCGACTGGAACCAGTGTTCGACCACCGCGCGCCGGAGAACGTCTACGTCCGGGGACCGGCGGGGTCGGGGAAGTCGGCCGTCGTGACGGCGCTGTTCGCCCACCTCGCCCGACTACTCTCCTCGCCGGAGGACTCCATCGTGACGACGACGCGCGGAGGGAGCGCCGAGAACCGCTCGTTCGCGTACGTCGACCTCCGCGAAACGACGAGCGAGTCCGAGTTCTACCACGCCGTCCTCGACGCGACGACGAGCGAGTCCGTCCCGCGGCGCGGTCTCTCCACGTCGGACCTCCGCGGACGCGTCGACGGCCACCTCCGCGGCGGCCGCGTCCTCGTCGTCGCCCTCGACCACGTTGACGAGGACGGAACCGACCGACTGGCATCGTTCACCGGCGAACTCGCGAGCCTCGGCCACCGCACCTCGTGGGTCGCCGTCGGCCGCGGAGCGCCCGAGGACGTCCTCCCCGACCCGCGGGCGACGGGCGAGGTCACGGTGGAACCGTATCACCGCGCGGAACTGGCCGACGTGCTGACCGCGCGCCTGTCGACGGGAGTGACGCGGGACGCGACGACGCACCAGCAGGTTCGTCGCCTCGCGGCGTGGGCCGAAGGGGACGCGCACGACGCCCTCGCGGCCATCCTCGGTGCGGTGGACGCCGCACTCGAAGCGGACAGCGACGTGATAGAGGACGAGCACTTCGACGCCGGGATGGGCTCGGTCCCGCGACCGTGCGTCTCTCTCGGCCGCGTGTTGGCGCTCTCCGCGAACCGGCGGGCCGTCCTCAGACACCTCGTTCGGCTCCCGCCCGAGGACCGCGCCTCCGTCGGCCGCGCCGCCGCGGCCGTCGCGTCCTCGGCGTCGCTCTCGGAGAGCACCATCACCCGGTACCTCTACGAGTTCGCCGAGGCCGGTATCGTCGAACGCGTCCCCGTCGAAGGCGCGCACGGGGCGGGTCGGCCGCCGAGTCGCGTCGAGACGCGCGTGCCGACGCGGGCGTTCCTGCGACTCACGCGCGGCGACGACTGA
- a CDS encoding ABC transporter substrate-binding protein, with amino-acid sequence MTDDGSRSRTRRDVLKASGVLAATGLLAGCSGGSGEGTTGAGATESATDTEAAAASATESASETEEGTEEAASGESYSVTMPPVGTIEFDGVPETWVANNGSWADMGVALGQDPPKGVWLPSRYHTRYYDGIPDVSVDKSGMTALYSDGVSKEVFYELDGDVHVIDPNFLLNRFKGWEQADVDEISNQVAPFFGNSIFSTGYGWHESYPYLSLYEAFEKLSQVFQEQERYEAFASLHEQFQSNVSNVVPSSESERPAVAILWPQPVDNPETFSPYLIGEGTSFKQWRDLQVRDALAETDVKDFHESRGEIDYETLLEVDPDVLLLRGNESKTAEEFQNTVVEYMKNQSVASQLSAVQSGDVYRGGPLYQGPITNLVVTERAAKDLYGAEGQLFDRQRVSDIVNGNF; translated from the coding sequence ATGACAGATGACGGTTCGCGGTCCCGCACTCGGCGGGACGTACTGAAGGCGAGCGGCGTACTGGCGGCGACGGGATTGTTGGCGGGCTGCTCCGGCGGTTCCGGCGAGGGAACGACCGGCGCGGGCGCGACCGAATCGGCGACGGATACGGAGGCGGCCGCCGCGTCGGCGACCGAATCCGCATCGGAGACCGAGGAGGGAACGGAGGAAGCGGCGTCCGGCGAGTCCTACTCGGTTACGATGCCGCCCGTCGGCACCATCGAGTTCGACGGCGTCCCCGAAACGTGGGTTGCCAACAACGGCAGTTGGGCCGACATGGGCGTCGCACTCGGACAGGACCCCCCGAAGGGGGTCTGGCTTCCCTCTCGCTACCACACCCGCTACTACGACGGTATTCCGGACGTCTCCGTCGACAAGAGCGGGATGACGGCCCTCTACTCCGACGGCGTGAGCAAGGAGGTGTTCTACGAACTCGACGGCGACGTGCACGTCATCGACCCCAACTTCCTGTTGAACCGGTTCAAGGGATGGGAGCAGGCCGACGTCGACGAGATATCGAATCAGGTCGCCCCGTTCTTCGGCAACAGCATCTTCTCGACGGGCTACGGGTGGCACGAGAGCTACCCGTACCTCTCGCTGTACGAGGCGTTCGAGAAGCTCTCGCAGGTGTTCCAAGAGCAGGAGCGCTACGAGGCGTTCGCGTCGCTGCACGAGCAGTTCCAGTCGAACGTCTCGAACGTCGTTCCCTCTTCGGAGTCCGAACGGCCCGCCGTCGCCATCCTCTGGCCCCAACCGGTCGACAACCCCGAGACGTTCTCGCCGTACCTCATCGGCGAGGGGACGAGCTTCAAGCAGTGGCGCGACCTGCAGGTCCGCGACGCCCTCGCGGAGACGGACGTGAAGGACTTCCACGAGTCCCGCGGCGAGATAGACTACGAGACGCTCCTCGAAGTCGACCCCGACGTCCTCCTGCTGCGCGGCAACGAGAGCAAGACCGCCGAAGAGTTCCAGAACACGGTCGTCGAATACATGAAGAACCAGAGCGTCGCGAGCCAACTCAGCGCCGTGCAGAGCGGTGACGTCTACCGCGGCGGTCCGCTGTACCAGGGTCCGATCACGAACCTCGTCGTCACCGAACGCGCGGCGAAGGACCTGTACGGCGCCGAAGGACAGTTGTTCGACCGCCAGCGCGTCTCCGACATCGTCAACGGAAACTTCTGA
- a CDS encoding ABC transporter ATP-binding protein: protein MAKSEHEHEHTSTTTDGAQNEERDGALVGDDLTLSYPTSERPVVECDRIDIPRGEITALVGPNGSGKSTLLKSLAKQLTPDAGSVLLDGKTIQEYDDKEFARELGLLSQENESPGSLTVEELVYHGRYPHRGFFEQTGEEDHEAVERAIDLAGVDHLREKTLGNLSGGQKQLAWIAMVLAQDTDVLLLDEPTTFLDLHHQLRVMETVRQLNEQRDVTVAVVLHDIAQAARFADYLIALKDGEVYDWGPPREVVTEDLLADVFRVEAAVNYTPDPEIVPKHSL from the coding sequence ATGGCCAAGAGCGAACACGAGCACGAGCACACGAGCACGACGACGGACGGCGCACAGAACGAAGAGCGGGACGGCGCGCTTGTCGGCGACGACCTCACGCTGTCGTACCCCACGAGCGAACGGCCGGTCGTCGAGTGCGACCGAATCGATATCCCGCGCGGGGAGATAACCGCGCTCGTCGGGCCGAACGGGAGCGGGAAGAGCACGCTGTTGAAGTCGCTCGCCAAGCAGTTGACTCCCGACGCGGGGTCGGTGCTCCTCGACGGCAAGACCATCCAGGAGTACGACGACAAGGAGTTCGCCCGCGAACTCGGTCTGCTCTCCCAGGAGAACGAGTCGCCGGGGTCGCTCACCGTCGAGGAGTTGGTGTACCACGGACGCTACCCGCACCGCGGCTTCTTCGAGCAGACCGGCGAGGAAGACCACGAGGCGGTCGAACGCGCCATCGACCTCGCGGGCGTCGACCACCTCCGCGAGAAGACGCTCGGCAACCTCTCGGGCGGGCAGAAACAACTCGCCTGGATCGCGATGGTGCTCGCACAGGACACCGACGTGCTCCTCCTCGACGAACCGACGACGTTCCTCGACCTCCACCACCAACTCCGCGTGATGGAGACGGTCAGACAATTGAACGAGCAACGGGACGTCACCGTCGCCGTCGTCCTCCACGACATCGCGCAGGCCGCGCGGTTCGCCGACTACCTCATCGCGCTGAAGGACGGCGAAGTGTACGACTGGGGTCCGCCGCGCGAAGTCGTCACCGAGGACCTCCTCGCGGACGTGTTTCGGGTCGAGGCGGCCGTCAACTACACGCCCGACCCCGAAATCGTCCCCAAACACTCCCTCTGA
- a CDS encoding FecCD family ABC transporter permease — MSGDAGTGRFAGGERLLGWVDATLVSVCLSSVLIVVLGGLVQVSFGSYSMTLGQAWRAVLDTAVLFDPHWMLNFLLGENLMRAVTGFRGELPELPTATLIVWNIRLPRVLVGVLVGANLAVSGAIFQAVTRNELASPYILGVSSGAGLAILLTLVVFSGLAPFLPLIAAFGGALAFFLVYVIAWQNGTSPVRLVLAGVIVSTVFQSLQTGLFFFAEDLAVVQSAIAWTTGSLTGVDWEQVRLALPSTTLAVVLAVLGARQLNVLLLGEQTARSLGMSVERTRFMLSGVAILAASAAIAVAGIVGFVGLIVPHVVRNLVGSDYKRLTVGCLFVGPALMVVADVGARLALNPVQMPVGIVTGLIGGPYFLYLMRKQQNLGDV; from the coding sequence ATGTCTGGAGACGCGGGAACCGGTCGGTTCGCTGGCGGCGAGCGATTGCTCGGGTGGGTCGACGCGACGCTCGTGTCGGTCTGTCTGAGCAGCGTTCTCATCGTGGTGCTCGGCGGACTGGTGCAGGTGAGTTTCGGTTCCTACTCCATGACGCTCGGGCAGGCGTGGCGCGCCGTCCTCGATACGGCCGTCCTGTTCGACCCCCACTGGATGCTCAACTTCCTGCTCGGCGAGAACCTGATGCGGGCGGTCACCGGGTTCCGGGGCGAACTACCGGAACTCCCGACCGCGACGCTCATCGTCTGGAACATCCGCCTGCCGCGGGTCCTCGTCGGCGTCCTCGTCGGCGCGAATCTCGCCGTCTCGGGCGCCATCTTCCAGGCGGTCACGCGGAACGAACTCGCCAGCCCCTACATCCTCGGCGTGAGTTCCGGCGCCGGTCTCGCCATCCTCCTCACGCTGGTCGTCTTCTCCGGACTCGCGCCGTTCCTGCCGCTCATCGCCGCCTTCGGCGGCGCACTCGCTTTCTTCCTCGTCTACGTCATCGCGTGGCAGAACGGCACCTCCCCGGTGAGACTCGTCCTCGCGGGCGTCATCGTCTCGACGGTGTTTCAGTCGCTGCAGACGGGTCTGTTCTTCTTCGCCGAGGACCTCGCGGTCGTCCAGAGCGCCATCGCGTGGACCACGGGTTCGCTGACGGGCGTCGACTGGGAGCAGGTCCGACTCGCGCTGCCGTCGACGACGCTGGCCGTCGTGCTGGCGGTGCTCGGCGCGAGGCAGTTGAATGTCCTGCTCCTCGGCGAGCAGACGGCCCGGTCGCTCGGGATGTCCGTCGAGCGGACTCGGTTCATGCTCTCGGGCGTCGCCATCCTCGCGGCCAGCGCCGCCATCGCCGTCGCGGGCATCGTCGGCTTCGTCGGCCTCATCGTCCCGCACGTGGTCCGGAACCTCGTCGGGAGCGACTACAAGCGGTTGACCGTGGGGTGTCTGTTCGTCGGCCCCGCGCTGATGGTCGTGGCCGACGTGGGCGCCCGACTCGCGTTGAACCCCGTGCAGATGCCCGTCGGCATCGTCACGGGCCTCATCGGCGGTCCCTACTTCCTCTATCTGATGCGGAAACAGCAGAACCTGGGTGATGTCTGA